From the Gordonia bronchialis DSM 43247 genome, one window contains:
- a CDS encoding acyltransferase family protein — translation MTSTDTHTPASTRRPAAAARRFYPQLEGMRALAAIGVLTTHVAFQTGAVRLPILGPVLGRLDLAVALFFALSGFLLWRPWVDHAHAAHVDGTDRGHPSIRRYLRHRVVRIWPAYVVVVAVVLLLLPDAQGADATVWLANLTLTQVFVPLSLTAGLTQMWSLSVEVAFYALLPVIGLALLRLRGRRASRRIPALLALGALSLVWAWPAMALPLPAGVEPKNWVFGHLPWFFAGLILAETAGAIEHGHASRWVERIAAVGARRWWMLATLVVAYALACTPLAGPTGLGALTNLQFATKMVLGAVCGFALLAPLVCSAGPFRILTSPVMLALGRWSYGIFIWHLAVLAVVFGLFGIIPFTGDTLLVWSITVVLTIGISAASYAFIEEPARRWLRRRETTRALRQPTR, via the coding sequence ATGACCAGCACCGACACCCATACCCCCGCGTCGACGCGACGCCCTGCCGCCGCGGCCCGGCGGTTCTATCCGCAGCTCGAGGGGATGCGCGCGCTGGCGGCGATCGGTGTGCTGACCACCCACGTCGCGTTCCAGACCGGTGCGGTGCGTCTCCCGATTCTCGGTCCGGTGCTCGGCCGCCTCGACCTCGCGGTCGCGCTGTTCTTCGCGCTGTCGGGCTTTCTGCTCTGGCGGCCGTGGGTGGACCACGCGCACGCCGCGCATGTCGACGGCACCGATCGTGGGCACCCATCGATCCGCCGCTACCTGCGGCATCGCGTCGTGCGGATCTGGCCGGCGTATGTGGTCGTGGTCGCCGTCGTCCTGCTTCTCCTGCCCGACGCACAGGGCGCCGACGCCACGGTGTGGCTGGCGAATCTCACCCTCACCCAGGTCTTCGTACCGCTGTCCCTGACAGCCGGCCTCACCCAGATGTGGAGTCTGTCGGTGGAGGTGGCGTTCTACGCGCTGCTACCGGTCATCGGGCTCGCGCTGCTGCGCCTGCGCGGACGTCGCGCCTCCCGGCGCATCCCGGCGCTACTCGCGCTCGGGGCGCTCAGCCTGGTGTGGGCGTGGCCGGCGATGGCGCTCCCGCTACCGGCCGGGGTGGAACCCAAGAACTGGGTGTTCGGCCACCTGCCATGGTTTTTCGCCGGTCTGATCCTGGCGGAGACCGCGGGCGCGATCGAACACGGCCACGCGTCGCGCTGGGTGGAACGGATCGCCGCGGTCGGTGCCCGACGATGGTGGATGCTCGCGACGCTGGTGGTGGCCTATGCGCTGGCGTGCACACCGCTGGCCGGGCCGACGGGGCTCGGTGCGCTGACCAATCTGCAATTCGCCACCAAGATGGTGCTCGGCGCCGTCTGCGGCTTCGCGCTGCTGGCCCCGCTGGTCTGTTCGGCGGGCCCGTTCCGCATCCTCACCTCGCCGGTCATGCTCGCTCTCGGCCGATGGTCCTACGGCATCTTCATCTGGCATCTGGCCGTGCTCGCCGTGGTGTTCGGCCTGTTCGGCATCATCCCGTTCACCGGGGACACGCTGCTGGTCTGGTCCATCACGGTGGTCTTGACCATCGGGATCTCCGCAGCGAGTTACGCCTTCATCGAAGAACCCGCACGCCGGTGGCTGCGTCGACGCGAGACCACTAGGGCGCTTCGCCAACCGACCCGCTGA
- a CDS encoding DUF3068 domain-containing protein: MPSDPTPPEDASRPPRRWSTADLLGPTLLFIGGFLLAATIALPTLPVDNLRLVPLSTDFTTVATSSDVTARTPATILDRCSLNTPVARVVGAELVRQQRVVAVQPSDKRRVTLQAGTSVQADHLLIDGRQVDPTLPRPGSSDPGTSDTADDDRPSCTDPTVFAVKDRVTLSRDSALPSVSGGGSSEIQYDSRTAPVPAPDRPGFTYLLPFGVSTDDQHAYFDVTTRRTVPLRFAGETQVSGHDAARFIAQIPDTDLNAVGGVSTPSRPTQITRPASWFGVDGDPARPLTATLHHRSEVELSVDTRTGLIVDQRIVVDESYRFPAQTPGVADDFTLPFVQATFRYDERTRSEMTSRADDLATPLVIWGRLVPIATGVLGVVLLGVGLWFLNPARLPERIRRRLAGPANP; encoded by the coding sequence ATGCCGTCGGACCCCACACCGCCCGAAGACGCTTCCCGTCCGCCGCGGCGATGGAGCACCGCCGACCTGCTGGGCCCCACCCTGCTGTTCATCGGCGGATTCCTGCTGGCGGCGACCATCGCGCTGCCGACGCTGCCCGTGGACAACCTTCGGCTGGTGCCGCTGAGCACCGACTTCACCACCGTGGCGACCAGCAGCGACGTCACCGCCCGGACACCGGCGACCATCCTGGATCGGTGTTCGCTGAACACACCGGTGGCGCGCGTCGTCGGCGCCGAGCTGGTGCGCCAGCAGCGAGTGGTGGCGGTGCAACCGTCGGACAAGCGACGGGTGACGTTGCAGGCCGGTACGTCGGTGCAGGCCGATCACCTGCTGATCGACGGGCGGCAGGTGGACCCGACGCTGCCGCGCCCGGGCAGTTCCGACCCGGGCACCTCCGATACCGCCGACGACGACCGGCCGTCGTGCACCGATCCGACCGTGTTCGCGGTGAAGGACCGGGTCACGCTGAGCCGGGACAGTGCACTGCCAAGTGTGTCCGGGGGTGGCAGTTCGGAGATCCAGTACGACAGCCGGACCGCGCCGGTGCCGGCGCCCGACCGTCCGGGCTTCACCTATCTGTTGCCCTTCGGGGTGAGCACCGACGACCAGCACGCCTACTTCGACGTCACGACCCGGCGCACCGTGCCCCTGCGGTTCGCGGGTGAGACGCAGGTGTCGGGCCACGACGCCGCACGCTTCATCGCGCAGATCCCCGATACCGATCTGAATGCCGTCGGTGGGGTGTCCACGCCGAGCCGGCCCACCCAGATCACCCGTCCCGCTTCCTGGTTCGGCGTCGACGGCGACCCGGCGCGACCGCTCACCGCCACCCTGCATCATCGCTCCGAGGTGGAGTTGTCGGTCGACACCCGGACCGGGCTGATCGTCGATCAGCGCATCGTGGTTGACGAGTCGTACCGATTCCCGGCTCAAACCCCCGGCGTCGCTGACGATTTCACGCTTCCGTTTGTGCAGGCGACCTTCCGCTACGACGAGCGGACCCGTTCCGAGATGACCTCGCGCGCCGACGATCTCGCCACCCCCTTGGTGATCTGGGGCCGGCTGGTGCCGATCGCGACCGGCGTGCTCGGGGTGGTGTTGCTCGGCGTCGGACTGTGGTTCCTCAATCCGGCTCGGCTGCCGGAACGGATCCGGCGGAGGTTGGCGGGGCCGGCGAATCCCTGA
- a CDS encoding lipopolysaccharide biosynthesis protein has product MTRQTPRAARLGVVGAIGAVAGGSMVANVCMYLVHLLASSRFLTPDEYGEFAVLLSAMLVLGVPALALQAVVAREVVRGRSEHRLRVVSAQTTAGVVVITAIAVPVVTLLARTSWLTTLAALAAAPLLTVISAGQGILQGRGEFRALAWLLAVVGVLRAAPVIAVLAAGAGPMGGLAAGTAGTAVAGVAVWAGVRWAGRSATSHMTLADAVDAVGVLRASQVQLVLIVASSVDLLLSRTVLGADDAGVYALGAIATKVAFWLPQAIGVVFYPRLADPASSRASLRQAVGVVAVIGLALTVAAGLAGPLVPLIFGDDYRALVPILWLFAYTGAVLSVLQVVLLSAIARDRTRVALVTWLAVGIEVAVIVWLVGSIVALAGTAAVAVTVAVLATAGLSRGDRRNRHAADPRTG; this is encoded by the coding sequence ATGACCCGGCAGACCCCTCGCGCTGCGCGACTCGGCGTCGTCGGCGCGATCGGTGCCGTGGCCGGCGGTTCGATGGTCGCCAACGTGTGCATGTATCTCGTGCACCTGCTGGCGAGCAGCCGGTTCCTGACGCCCGACGAGTACGGCGAGTTCGCCGTGCTGTTGTCGGCGATGCTCGTGCTGGGCGTACCGGCCCTGGCGCTGCAAGCCGTCGTCGCCCGCGAGGTGGTGCGCGGCCGGTCCGAGCATCGGCTCCGCGTCGTCTCCGCCCAGACCACCGCCGGTGTGGTGGTGATCACGGCCATCGCGGTACCGGTGGTGACGCTGCTGGCCCGCACATCGTGGCTCACCACGCTCGCGGCCCTCGCCGCCGCCCCGCTGCTGACGGTGATATCCGCAGGTCAGGGCATTCTTCAGGGACGCGGAGAGTTCCGGGCGCTGGCATGGCTGCTGGCCGTAGTCGGCGTGCTGCGGGCGGCGCCGGTGATCGCAGTCCTGGCGGCGGGCGCGGGACCGATGGGTGGACTCGCGGCCGGGACGGCGGGCACCGCGGTGGCCGGGGTCGCGGTCTGGGCGGGTGTGCGATGGGCGGGGCGCTCCGCGACGTCGCACATGACGCTCGCCGACGCCGTCGACGCCGTCGGTGTGCTGCGCGCCTCGCAGGTGCAGCTGGTGCTGATCGTCGCGTCGTCGGTGGATCTGCTGCTGTCGCGGACAGTGCTCGGCGCCGACGACGCCGGCGTGTACGCGCTCGGCGCCATCGCGACCAAGGTGGCGTTCTGGCTTCCCCAGGCCATCGGGGTGGTGTTCTATCCGCGCCTCGCCGACCCCGCGAGTTCGCGCGCATCGCTGCGGCAGGCGGTCGGGGTGGTCGCGGTCATTGGACTGGCACTGACCGTCGCTGCCGGACTCGCCGGACCACTGGTGCCGCTCATCTTCGGCGACGACTACCGCGCACTGGTGCCGATCCTATGGCTCTTCGCCTACACGGGTGCGGTGCTGAGTGTGCTGCAGGTGGTGTTGCTGTCGGCGATTGCCCGGGACCGCACCCGGGTGGCACTCGTGACCTGGCTGGCGGTGGGCATCGAGGTGGCGGTGATCGTCTGGCTGGTCGGCTCGATCGTCGCGCTGGCCGGCACGGCCGCGGTCGCGGTGACCGTCGCCGTGTTAGCCACGGCCGGACTGTCCCGGGGCGACCGCCGAAACCGGCACGCAGCAGATCCCCGAACTGGATAG